From the genome of Nakamurella flavida, one region includes:
- a CDS encoding quinone oxidoreductase family protein, producing MPSNTSPSGVPQRTSAIRVSRTGGPEVLEPAEIDVPAPGPGQVVVQVAAAGVNFIDIYRRSGVYPTPLPNVPGSEGAGTVLAVGPDVDTGVAVGDRVAWSDLPGSYAGVVVGAADVLLPVPDGVDLEQAAALPLQGMTAHYLAADSYRIAPGDTVLVHAGAGGVGLLLTQIAKIKGARVITTVSTEAKGELSREAGADEVLVGYEGFVDRVRELTGGQGVQAVYDGVGLDTFDGSMDALAVRGFLVLYGGASGQVPPVDPQRLNRGGSLSLTRPTLVHFTRTRAERLARSDELFGWMAEGRLIVRVGGRYPLADAARAHEDLAARRTTAKLLLVP from the coding sequence ATGCCGTCGAACACGTCACCCAGCGGGGTCCCGCAGCGGACGTCGGCCATCCGGGTCAGCCGGACCGGCGGCCCGGAGGTGCTCGAACCGGCCGAGATCGACGTCCCTGCACCGGGTCCCGGTCAGGTCGTCGTGCAGGTCGCGGCGGCCGGGGTGAACTTCATCGACATCTACCGGCGCAGCGGGGTCTACCCGACCCCGCTGCCGAACGTTCCGGGATCCGAGGGCGCCGGGACCGTGCTGGCCGTCGGTCCGGACGTGGACACCGGTGTGGCCGTGGGGGACCGGGTCGCCTGGTCCGATCTGCCCGGCTCCTACGCCGGGGTCGTCGTCGGTGCCGCGGACGTCCTGCTCCCCGTGCCCGACGGGGTCGATCTCGAGCAGGCCGCCGCGTTGCCCCTGCAGGGGATGACCGCGCACTACCTGGCCGCCGACTCCTATCGGATCGCGCCGGGGGACACCGTGCTGGTGCACGCCGGGGCGGGCGGCGTGGGTCTGCTGCTCACCCAGATCGCGAAGATCAAGGGCGCCCGGGTGATCACCACCGTCTCCACGGAGGCCAAGGGCGAGCTCTCCCGGGAGGCCGGGGCCGACGAGGTGCTCGTCGGCTACGAGGGTTTCGTCGACCGGGTCCGGGAACTGACCGGCGGGCAGGGCGTGCAGGCCGTGTACGACGGGGTCGGTCTCGACACCTTCGACGGATCGATGGACGCGCTGGCCGTGCGCGGGTTCCTGGTCCTGTACGGCGGGGCCAGCGGTCAGGTGCCGCCGGTCGACCCGCAACGCCTCAACCGCGGCGGCTCGCTGTCGCTGACCCGCCCCACGCTGGTGCACTTCACCCGCACCCGGGCCGAACGGCTCGCCCGGTCCGACGAGCTTTTCGGGTGGATGGCCGAGGGGCGCCTGATCGTGCGCGTCGGTGGTCGGTACCCGTTGGCCGACGCCGCCCGGGCCCACGAGGACCTGGCCGCCCGGCGCACCACGGCCAAGCTGCTGCTCGTCCCCTGA
- a CDS encoding replication-associated recombination protein A, whose product MRPLTLDEVAGQKHLLGPGAPLRRLVEGGAPSSMLLYGPPGTGKTTLAMLVAGATGRRFEQLSAVSAGVKEVRAVITGAQLSLRTTGEQTVLFIDEVHRFSRTQQDSLLGAVEDRTVILIAATTENPFFSVVSPLLSRSLVLQLQPLQDTEIDELVERAVRDDRGLGGRYTLAPDARAHLLALAGGDARRALTALEAAAGSVPEPGSDAQGPAEIDLPAVERAVNRAAVRYDRSGDQHYDVISAFIKSIRGSDADAAVHYLARMIEAGEDPRFIARRLMVHASEDIGMADPTALTTAVAAAQVVQLVGLPEARIALTQATIHLATAPKSNAVIMAIDAAMADVRSGLAGSVPPHLRDGHYPGAAALGNAKGYVYPHDRPDAVVAQQYPPDELVGRDYYRPVDRGHERTVAQRVSWLRQLIRTGRRRTGE is encoded by the coding sequence ATGCGTCCGCTCACCCTGGACGAGGTGGCCGGGCAGAAGCACCTGCTCGGCCCGGGCGCCCCGCTGCGCCGGTTGGTCGAGGGCGGTGCGCCGTCCTCGATGCTGCTGTACGGGCCCCCCGGGACGGGCAAGACCACGCTGGCCATGCTGGTGGCCGGGGCGACCGGCCGCCGCTTCGAGCAGCTGTCCGCGGTCTCGGCCGGCGTCAAGGAGGTGCGTGCGGTCATCACCGGCGCCCAGCTCTCGCTGCGCACCACCGGTGAGCAGACCGTGCTGTTCATCGACGAGGTGCACCGGTTCTCCCGGACCCAGCAGGACTCGCTGCTCGGCGCGGTGGAGGACCGCACCGTCATCCTCATCGCCGCCACCACCGAGAACCCGTTCTTCTCCGTGGTCTCCCCGTTGCTGTCCCGCTCGCTCGTGCTGCAGCTGCAACCGTTGCAGGACACCGAGATCGACGAGCTGGTGGAACGGGCGGTGCGGGACGACCGGGGACTCGGCGGTCGGTACACCCTGGCACCGGACGCCCGGGCGCATCTGCTCGCGCTGGCCGGCGGGGACGCCCGGCGGGCGCTCACCGCCCTGGAGGCCGCAGCCGGGTCGGTGCCCGAGCCGGGGTCGGACGCGCAGGGGCCGGCCGAGATCGATCTTCCCGCGGTGGAGCGGGCGGTCAACCGGGCCGCGGTGCGCTACGACCGCTCCGGCGACCAGCACTACGACGTCATCAGCGCCTTCATCAAGTCGATCCGGGGCAGCGACGCCGACGCCGCCGTGCACTACCTGGCCCGGATGATCGAGGCGGGGGAGGACCCCCGGTTCATCGCCCGGCGGTTGATGGTGCACGCCAGCGAGGACATCGGCATGGCCGACCCGACCGCGCTGACCACGGCGGTCGCCGCGGCCCAGGTCGTCCAGCTCGTCGGCCTGCCGGAGGCGCGCATCGCCCTGACCCAGGCGACCATCCACCTGGCCACCGCCCCCAAGTCGAATGCGGTGATCATGGCCATCGACGCGGCCATGGCCGACGTCCGGTCCGGGCTGGCCGGCAGTGTCCCGCCGCATCTGCGGGACGGCCACTACCCGGGCGCGGCGGCGCTGGGGAACGCGAAGGGTTACGTCTATCCACACGACCGGCCCGATGCCGTCGTCGCGCAGCAGTACCCGCCGGACGAACTCGTCGGGCGGGACTACTACCGTCCGGTGGACCGCGGCCATGAACGCACCGTGGCTCAGCGGGTCTCGTGGCTCCGGCAGCTGATCCGCACCGGCCGTCGTCGAACAGGGGAGTGA